The window TGGGCAAAAACAGCGCGTGGCGCTGGCACGGGCACTGATTCATCGTCCCGGATTACTGTTGCTGGATGAACCACTGGGCGCGCTGGATGCGTTAACCCGTCTGGAAATGCAAGATTTGATTGTCTCGCTGTGGCAAAAGCAGGGATTTACCGTACTGCTGGTCACCCATGATGTCAGCGAAGCGGTGGCGATGGCCGATCGCGTGTTGCTGATTGAAGATGGAAAAATTGGTCTGGATTTGACGGTAGATATTCCACGTCCACGCCGACCAGGTTCAGTGCGCCTGGCAGAACTGGAAGCAGAAGTGTTGAATCGGGTGATGCAGCGTGGCGAGGCAGAACAGTCAATCCGACTACATGGATAAACATTCAGGACATTGTAGGCCCGGTAAGCGTTTGAGCCACCGGGCATTTTGCCGGATGGCGGCTTTACCGCCTTCTCCGGCCTACAAAACGACAGGTCAACGTCTCAGGCTAACGCTTTGGTTATCTTCTCGAACAGATCGCCGGACAGATTCTCCAGACCTTTCAGTTGCTCGAGCGCCGCACGCATCTTCGCCTGGCGTTTGGCATCATAACGTTTCAAGCGGATCAGCGGCTCAATCAGACGTGAGGCCACCTGCGGGTTACGGCTGTTCAGCTCGGTCAGCATGTCGACCAGGAACTGATAACCGCTACCGTCTTCCGCATGGAACGCCGCCGGGTTGCTGCCCGCGAAAGCGCCAATCAAAGAACGAATACGGTTCGGGTTGCTCATGCTAAAGGAACGATGCTGCAACAGGCCGCGTACCGTTTCCAGCACGTTGTCCGCCGGGCTGGTGGATTGCAGGATAAACCATTTATCCATCACCAGACCGTCATGATGCCACTTGTCGTCATACGCCTGCATCAGCGCATCGCGACACGGCAACTGCGCCGCTACCGCCGCAGACAGGGCCGCCAGCGCATCAGTCATGTTATTGGCTTCACGGTACTGCTTGCTCACCAGGGTATCTGCCAGATGCGTTTCGCCGAAAGCCAGGAAACGCAGACAAGCATTACGCAGCGTGCGTTTGCCAATATCGCCATGTTCAACGCGGTATTCTGCAAGATGGTTGGCGTTATACACGGCCAGGAACTCATCTGCCAGTTCGGCAGCCAGCGTACGGGTTAACGCCTCGCGCACGTCGGTAATCGCCACTGGATCGATAATCTCAAACAGCTCAGCAATTTCATTCGCCGAAGGCAGCGTCAGGATTTCTGCCGCCAGCGCCGGATCGATTTTCTCATCCAACAAAATGGCACGGAACGCATCAGCCACGTGCACCGGCAGCGACAGCGGTTGCCCTTGCTGATGGCGAGCAACGTTCAGCTTGATATAGGTGGCCAGCAGGCTTTGCGCCGCATCCCAACGAGAGAAATCGTTACGCGCGTGACGCATCAGGAAGGTTAACTGCTGATCGCTCCATTTATATTCCAGTTTTACCGGTGCAGAGAATTCGCACAGCAGCGCCGGAACCGGCTGGAAGTAGACGTTATCAAAGACAAAGGTTTGTTCCGCCTGGGTGACGTTGAGCACAGAATTCACCGGATGCCCGCCTTTTTGCAACGGGATCACTTTGCCTTCGTTGTCGTACAACTCAATGGCAAAAGGAATATGCAGCGGCAGTTTTTCTGCCTGATCCGGTGTAGCCGGCGTACGTTGGCTTATCGTCAGCGTGTACTGTTCGGTGGCCGGGTTATAGTCATCACGTACGGTCACAATCGGCGTACCGGACTGACTGTACCAACGGCGGAAATGCGAGAGATCGACGTTAGACGCATCTTCCATCGCCTGCACGAAATCATCACAGGTCGCTGCGCTGCCATCATGGCGCTCAAAATAGAGCTGCATTCCCTTCTGGAAATTCGCTTCACCCAGCAGGGTGTGGATCATCCGGATCACTTCTGCGCCCTTTTCGTACACGGTCAGGGTATAGAAGTTGTTCATCTCAATGACACTATCCGGGCGGATAGGATGCGCCATCGGGCTGGCGTCTTCGGCAAACTGCAGACCGCGCATGGTACGCACGTTGCTGATCCGATTAACGGCACGAGAGCCAAGGTCGGAGCTAAACTCCTGGTCGCGGAACACGGTTAAGCCTTCTTTCAGGCTCAACTGGAACCAGTCGCGGCAGGTCACACGGTTGCCGGTCCAGTTGTGGAAGTATTCGTGGCCGATCACGCGCTCAATATCGAGGTAATCTTTGTCGGTGGCGGTATCGGTACGCGCCAGCACGTATTTGGAGTTAAAGATGTTCAGACCTTTATTCTCCATCGCGCCCATATTAAAGAAGTCCACCGCGACAATCATGTAGATATCGAGGTCATACTCAAGGCCAAAACGCTCTTCATCCCACTTCATAGAATTTTTCAGCGAGGTCATCGCCCACGGTGCGCGATCCAGATTGCCGCGGTCGACGTACAGCTCTAACGCCACTTCTCGCCCGGAACGGGTGGTAAAGGTGTCACTCAGAACATCGAAATCACCGGCTACCAGGGCAAACAGATAGCATGGTTTCGGGAACGGATCCTGCCACTGTACCCAGTGACGACCGTTGTCCAGCTCGCCCTGAGCAATGCGGTTACCGTTAGACAGCAGGAACGGATAGCGGGTTTTATCGGCGATAATTTTAGTGGTAAACCGTGCCAGCACGTCAGGACGGTCGAGATACCAGGTAATATGGCGGAAACCCTCCGCTTCGCACTGCGTGCAAAGCGCTTCGCCGGACTGATACAGGCCTTCCAGTGCGGTATTCGTCGCCGGACTGATTTCATTCACGATACGCAGCGTAAAACGTTCCGGCAGGTGGCTGATGACCAGCGCCCCCTCTTCTTCTTTATACTCTGTCCACGGTTCGTCGTTCACGTGGATTGACACCAGGGTCAGATCCTCGCCATTCAGGCGCAGAGGTGCATCAGACGCACCATGACGGACAGCCTGGCTCACGGCAGTGACCACGGTTTTTTCAGCATCCAGGTCAAAGGTCAAATCAATATCAGTAATCTGGTAATCCGGCGCACGGTAGTCGTGGCGGTATTTGGCTTGTGGCTGTTGTGTCATAAAAAACCTTTAGCATCTATGGTAGAGTCTCGGGTTCAGTCTATTCCTGTTGCGTAAATCGCGCTACGCAGAATGTTCATCTTTTCAGGCACAAACACCCTTTTTGCTACATTTGTATAACACGAGGCACGAATTGCCCTCGACCAGAAAGTCAGCTTATGGTGTGATCGGGGTTCAATAAATCGCTAAACAGGGTATACTCCAGCGGTTTTCTTAGTTGTTTATTGTACTAAACGCTCCCGTGAGAGGATGCTACTGCGCACCTATGACACAATTCGCTTCTCCTGTTCTGCACTCGCTGCTGGATACAGATGCTTATAAGTTGCATATGCAGCAAGCCGTTTTTCACCACTACTATGATGTACAAGTAGCGGCTGAATTTCGTTGCCGTGGCGATGACCTGCTCGGTATTTATGCCGATTCTATTCGCGAGCAGGTGAATGCTATGCAGCACCTGCAACTGCAGGAGGACGAGTACCAGTGGCTCTCCGGCCTGCCTTTCTTTAAAGCTGATTACCTCAGCTGGCTTCGCGATTTCCGCTATAACCCGCAGCAGGTATGCATCACCAACGATAACGGTAAGCTGAATATTCGTTTAACCGGCCCGTGGCGTGAAGTCATCATGTGGGAAGTCCCGCTGCTGGCAGTGATTAGCGAGCTGGTGCACCGCTACCGTTCGCCAGAAGTCGGTGTGCCGCAAGCGCTGGATGAACTGGAAGGCAAACTAGTCGAATTCTCTGCTTTAACGAAAGATGTCGATATGTCCCGCTTCCATCTGATGGATTTTGGTACGCGCCGTCGTTTTTCGCGTGACGTGCAGCAGGCGATTGTTAAACGTCTCCAGCAAGAGCCATGGTTTGTGGGCACCAGTAACTACGATCTCGCCCGCCGCCTGTCATTAACTCCAATGGGGACTCAGGCACACGAATGGTTCCAGGCTCATCAACAAATTAGCCCTGAACTTGCCACCAGTCAGCGCGTCGCACTTGCCGCCTGGTTGCACGAGTACCCTAATCAACTCGGCATTGCGCTGACCGATTGCATCACCATGGACGCCTTTTTACGCGATTTCGGCGTTGAGTTTGCGACCCGCTATCAGGGTCTGCGCCATGACTCTGGCGATCCGCTGGAATGGGGTGAAAAAGCCATCGCGCATTACGAGAAATTGGGTATCGATCCACTGAGCAAAACGCTGGTGTTCTCCGATAATCTCGATTTGAAGAAAGCAATCGAACTGTATTGCCACTTCTCTTCTCGCGTGCAGCTGAGTTTTGGGATTGGCACACGCTTAACCTGCAATATTCCTCAGGTCAAGCCGCTGAATATCGTTATCAAGCTGGTCGAATGCAACGGCAAACCGGTGGCGAAGTTGTCCGACAGCCCGGGTAAAACCATTTGCCATGATAAAGCGTTTGTCCGCGCGCTGCGCAAAGCCTTCGATCTTCCGCATATCAAAAAAGCCAGTTAATCTCTCCAGGGAGTCGTTTCGACTCCCTTTTCGCGTTTATTTCCGAAATCTTTCACTCCAGCTACGAATTCTGCTTGTCTGATTGCAGATGCCAGGTAACATAGGTATCCCCCCCATTTACGGGTGGACATGTGTTTATATATCCGACTATTAACAGAGAGACTATTATGAGCGTAGTGCCTGTAGCCGACGTACTCCAGGGCCGCGTAGCCGTTGACAGCGAAGTCACCGTGCGCGGATGGGTGCGTACCCGCCGAGATTCAAAAGCTGGCATCTCCTTCCTCGCCGTTTATGACGGTTCCTGCTTTGATCCTGTACAGGCCGTCATCAATAATTCTCTGCCCAATTACAATCAAGACGTATTACGTCTGACGACGGGCTGCTCGGTTATCGTAACGGGTAAAGTCGTTGCGTCTCCAGGACAGGGACAGAGCTTTGAAATCCAGGCAACCGAAGTTGAAGTGACCGGCTGGGTTGACGATCCTGATACCTACCCAATGGCCGCTAAACGTCACAGCATTGAGTACCTGCGTGAAGTGGCGCATATGCGTCCGCGCACCAACATGATTGGTGCAGTCGCGCGCGTTCGTCATACGCTGGCGCAAGCGCTGCATCGCTTCTTCCACGAGCAGGGTTTCTTCTGGGTATCCACTCCGCTGATCACCGCTTCCGATACCGAAGGCGCCGGTGAAATGTTCCGCGTTTCAACGCTGGATCTGGAAAACCTGCCGCGTAACGATCAGGGTAAAGTCGATTTCGATAAAGACTTCTTTGGTAAAGAAGCGTTCCTGACCGTTTCAGGTCAGCTGAACGGCGAAACCTACGCCTGTGCCCTGTCCAAAATCTATACCTTTGGACCGACCTTCCGTGCAGAAAACTCCAATACCAGCCGCCACCTGGCTGAGTTCTGGATGCTGGAGCCGGAAGTTGCGTTTGCCGATCTGAACGATGTTGCGGGTCTGGCTGAAGCCATGCTGAAGTACGCGTTCAAAGCCGTACTGAATGAGCGTGCAGATGACATGAAATTCTTCGCTGAACGTGTCGACAAAGACGCGATTTCACGCCTGGAGCGTTTCATTGAGGC of the Citrobacter freundii genome contains:
- the pncB gene encoding nicotinate phosphoribosyltransferase; this encodes MTQFASPVLHSLLDTDAYKLHMQQAVFHHYYDVQVAAEFRCRGDDLLGIYADSIREQVNAMQHLQLQEDEYQWLSGLPFFKADYLSWLRDFRYNPQQVCITNDNGKLNIRLTGPWREVIMWEVPLLAVISELVHRYRSPEVGVPQALDELEGKLVEFSALTKDVDMSRFHLMDFGTRRRFSRDVQQAIVKRLQQEPWFVGTSNYDLARRLSLTPMGTQAHEWFQAHQQISPELATSQRVALAAWLHEYPNQLGIALTDCITMDAFLRDFGVEFATRYQGLRHDSGDPLEWGEKAIAHYEKLGIDPLSKTLVFSDNLDLKKAIELYCHFSSRVQLSFGIGTRLTCNIPQVKPLNIVIKLVECNGKPVAKLSDSPGKTICHDKAFVRALRKAFDLPHIKKAS
- the asnS gene encoding asparagine--tRNA ligase, translating into MSVVPVADVLQGRVAVDSEVTVRGWVRTRRDSKAGISFLAVYDGSCFDPVQAVINNSLPNYNQDVLRLTTGCSVIVTGKVVASPGQGQSFEIQATEVEVTGWVDDPDTYPMAAKRHSIEYLREVAHMRPRTNMIGAVARVRHTLAQALHRFFHEQGFFWVSTPLITASDTEGAGEMFRVSTLDLENLPRNDQGKVDFDKDFFGKEAFLTVSGQLNGETYACALSKIYTFGPTFRAENSNTSRHLAEFWMLEPEVAFADLNDVAGLAEAMLKYAFKAVLNERADDMKFFAERVDKDAISRLERFIEADFAQVDYTDAVSILENCGKKFENPVYWGVDLSSEHERYLAEEHFKAPVVVKNYPKDIKAFYMRLNEDGKTVAAMDVLAPGIGEIIGGSQREERLDVLDARMLEMGLNKEDYWWYRDLRRYGTVPHSGFGLGFERLIAYVTGVQNVRDVIPFPRTPRNASF
- the pepN gene encoding aminopeptidase N gives rise to the protein MTQQPQAKYRHDYRAPDYQITDIDLTFDLDAEKTVVTAVSQAVRHGASDAPLRLNGEDLTLVSIHVNDEPWTEYKEEEGALVISHLPERFTLRIVNEISPATNTALEGLYQSGEALCTQCEAEGFRHITWYLDRPDVLARFTTKIIADKTRYPFLLSNGNRIAQGELDNGRHWVQWQDPFPKPCYLFALVAGDFDVLSDTFTTRSGREVALELYVDRGNLDRAPWAMTSLKNSMKWDEERFGLEYDLDIYMIVAVDFFNMGAMENKGLNIFNSKYVLARTDTATDKDYLDIERVIGHEYFHNWTGNRVTCRDWFQLSLKEGLTVFRDQEFSSDLGSRAVNRISNVRTMRGLQFAEDASPMAHPIRPDSVIEMNNFYTLTVYEKGAEVIRMIHTLLGEANFQKGMQLYFERHDGSAATCDDFVQAMEDASNVDLSHFRRWYSQSGTPIVTVRDDYNPATEQYTLTISQRTPATPDQAEKLPLHIPFAIELYDNEGKVIPLQKGGHPVNSVLNVTQAEQTFVFDNVYFQPVPALLCEFSAPVKLEYKWSDQQLTFLMRHARNDFSRWDAAQSLLATYIKLNVARHQQGQPLSLPVHVADAFRAILLDEKIDPALAAEILTLPSANEIAELFEIIDPVAITDVREALTRTLAAELADEFLAVYNANHLAEYRVEHGDIGKRTLRNACLRFLAFGETHLADTLVSKQYREANNMTDALAALSAAVAAQLPCRDALMQAYDDKWHHDGLVMDKWFILQSTSPADNVLETVRGLLQHRSFSMSNPNRIRSLIGAFAGSNPAAFHAEDGSGYQFLVDMLTELNSRNPQVASRLIEPLIRLKRYDAKRQAKMRAALEQLKGLENLSGDLFEKITKALA